Proteins from one Bacteroidota bacterium genomic window:
- a CDS encoding DUF2281 domain-containing protein, which yields MSRQELIQYTVEHIQKLPEEKIKEVADFAEFLLNKIEDKVLIEGIQKLAARSKSYTFLEQEDELYTVNDLKERYH from the coding sequence ATGAGCAGACAAGAATTGATCCAATATACTGTTGAACATATCCAAAAACTTCCTGAAGAAAAGATTAAAGAAGTTGCAGATTTTGCAGAATTTCTTTTGAATAAAATTGAAGACAAGGTCTTGATTGAGGGTATTCAAAAACTTGCTGCTCGTTCAAAATCCTATACTTTTTTAGAACAAGAAGACGAACTTTATACCGTGAACGATCTTAAGGAGCGATATCATTGA
- a CDS encoding type II toxin-antitoxin system PemK/MazF family toxin, translating to MTKGDIVLVSFPFTDALGAKNRPAIVLVETEFDTTVCFLTSKTKWSEEYDITISPTPTNGLKKQSLARVTKIATLDKELILGRLGSLDAKIILDINKSLIKAFKLDI from the coding sequence TTGACAAAAGGGGACATCGTTCTTGTTTCTTTTCCTTTTACCGATGCTTTAGGAGCGAAAAATAGACCGGCGATTGTTCTTGTTGAAACTGAATTCGATACTACCGTTTGTTTTCTAACATCAAAAACTAAATGGTCAGAAGAATATGATATAACAATTAGTCCCACTCCAACAAACGGATTAAAAAAACAATCACTTGCGCGAGTTACCAAAATTGCAACATTAGATAAAGAATTAATTTTAGGTCGCCTTGGTTCGCTAGACGCAAAAATAATTTTAGACATTAATAAAAGTTTGATAAAAGCATTTAAATTAGACATATAA
- the lon gene encoding endopeptidase La, protein MAQDIIIKPEETIETLDSIPQTLPVLPLRDVVIFPYMIFPVLVGRESSLRAANHALENNKFIFLVAQKDPTVEDPGKEDIYMEGTVAKIVQILKLPNNLMKILVDGTVQGVIKEFLPNDKFMMADISTTFQSSDKSTEMDAIVRHASSLFSEYVRANRNIPPEALAAFENIKDVQRRLYYIAANILQTVEIKQKILRLNILKDQYLEVIRILNSEISILKIEREIDTKVHENIQKTQRKYFIQEQIKILQDELGDEEGTPELAKLKDDIEKSGMTKDALEKAMEEFNKLKKTPSMSPEFGVIRNYLDWLVSLPWKKKTKDDLEIDHVKKILDEDHYGLEKPKDRILEHIAVLNLVKEMKGQILCLVGPPGVGKTSLAKSIARAMGRKFVRMSLGGVRDEAEIRGHRRTYIGSMPGKIIQSMKRAGVVNPVLLMDEIDKMSTDFRGDPSSALLEVLDPQQNNTFNDHYLEVDYDLSKVMFITTANVRYQIPLPLLDRMEVIELSSYLDFEKKEIAKKHIVPRLITDHGMNNKEIEIRDEAIQKIITEYTRESGVRNLEREIASICRKAAKETVLARQKNGKKKRSLLVVDEKKIEEYLGVPKYRNKEADKKAQVGSVTGLAWTSVGGDILHVDVTLMNGAGKLTLTGQLGDVMKESAQAALSFIRSNAKKLKLNPEFFKKHEIHIHLPEGAIPKDGPSAGITMTMAMISAISGKPARADVAMTGEITLRGEVLPIGGLNEKLLAAKRAGIKTVLIPKENLKDLTEIQTSVKEGLKIIPVERIEDALPIVFGKK, encoded by the coding sequence ATGGCTCAAGATATTATCATAAAACCCGAAGAAACAATCGAAACACTTGATTCAATTCCGCAAACACTACCAGTGTTGCCGCTGCGGGATGTTGTCATTTTTCCCTATATGATTTTCCCGGTGTTGGTCGGTCGGGAATCGTCCCTCCGTGCGGCAAACCATGCGCTGGAGAATAACAAATTCATTTTCCTCGTTGCGCAGAAGGATCCGACTGTAGAAGATCCGGGAAAAGAAGATATTTATATGGAAGGAACGGTCGCAAAGATCGTACAGATATTAAAACTTCCAAATAATCTGATGAAGATTCTTGTTGACGGAACTGTGCAAGGAGTCATTAAAGAATTTTTACCGAACGACAAATTTATGATGGCGGATATTTCGACAACATTCCAATCGTCGGATAAATCGACGGAGATGGATGCGATCGTTCGTCATGCGTCATCGTTGTTTTCGGAATATGTTCGGGCTAATCGCAATATTCCCCCTGAAGCGCTCGCGGCTTTCGAAAACATTAAGGACGTTCAGCGCCGGTTGTATTATATTGCCGCCAATATTCTTCAGACCGTTGAGATAAAACAAAAAATCTTGCGCCTAAATATATTGAAGGACCAATATCTAGAAGTAATTAGGATTTTAAATTCAGAAATTTCCATTCTGAAGATCGAACGTGAGATTGATACAAAAGTCCATGAGAATATCCAAAAGACGCAGCGTAAATACTTCATTCAGGAACAAATCAAAATTCTTCAGGATGAGCTGGGAGATGAAGAAGGAACGCCTGAACTTGCGAAACTAAAGGATGACATCGAAAAATCGGGAATGACGAAGGATGCTCTCGAGAAGGCGATGGAAGAATTCAACAAATTGAAAAAGACCCCTTCGATGTCTCCGGAATTCGGTGTGATTAGGAATTATCTTGATTGGCTTGTCAGTCTGCCGTGGAAGAAAAAAACCAAAGATGATCTCGAGATCGATCATGTAAAGAAGATTCTTGATGAAGATCATTATGGATTGGAAAAACCAAAAGATCGAATTCTTGAACATATCGCTGTATTGAATCTTGTGAAAGAGATGAAAGGTCAGATCCTTTGTCTGGTTGGTCCGCCCGGTGTTGGGAAAACTTCTCTCGCAAAATCCATTGCGCGTGCAATGGGAAGAAAATTTGTGCGTATGTCGCTTGGCGGCGTGCGTGATGAAGCGGAAATCCGCGGACATCGTAGAACGTACATAGGCTCCATGCCAGGTAAGATTATCCAATCAATGAAACGGGCTGGTGTTGTTAATCCTGTGCTTCTTATGGATGAAATTGATAAGATGAGCACGGATTTTCGCGGCGATCCATCCAGCGCACTGTTGGAAGTACTCGATCCGCAGCAGAATAACACATTCAATGACCACTATCTGGAAGTGGACTACGATTTATCAAAAGTTATGTTCATCACCACGGCAAATGTGCGGTATCAAATTCCGTTGCCATTGCTGGACCGAATGGAAGTGATTGAGCTTTCCAGTTATTTGGATTTTGAGAAAAAAGAAATCGCGAAGAAACATATCGTTCCCCGCTTGATCACCGATCACGGAATGAACAATAAAGAGATCGAAATCCGCGACGAAGCAATTCAGAAAATCATCACGGAATATACGCGTGAAAGCGGCGTTCGAAATCTTGAACGGGAGATAGCATCTATTTGCCGCAAAGCGGCAAAAGAGACGGTGCTGGCACGGCAAAAGAACGGAAAGAAAAAACGTTCGTTGTTAGTTGTAGATGAAAAAAAGATCGAAGAGTATCTTGGTGTACCGAAGTACAGAAATAAAGAAGCGGATAAAAAAGCGCAGGTTGGTTCCGTAACAGGATTGGCATGGACAAGCGTTGGCGGCGATATTTTGCATGTTGATGTTACATTAATGAACGGCGCTGGAAAGCTGACGTTAACCGGTCAGCTCGGTGACGTGATGAAAGAATCAGCTCAGGCGGCGTTGAGTTTTATTCGTTCCAACGCCAAAAAATTAAAACTGAATCCGGAATTTTTCAAAAAGCATGAGATTCACATTCATCTACCGGAAGGAGCGATCCCCAAAGATGGACCTTCGGCCGGAATTACAATGACGATGGCAATGATTTCCGCTATCAGCGGAAAACCTGCTCGCGCCGATGTGGCGATGACCGGCGAAATTACATTACGCGGTGAAGTGCTTCCAATTGGCGGATTAAATGAAAAGCTGCTCGCAGCAAAACGGGCGGGAATTAAAACCGTGTTGATTCCGAAAGAGAATCTTAAAGATCTAACGGAAATTCAGACAAGTGTGAAAGAGGGCTTAAAGATTATTCCAGTCGAAAGGATTGAAGATGCACTGCCAATTGTGTTTGGGAAAAAATGA
- the dnaX gene encoding DNA polymerase III subunit gamma/tau has protein sequence MNYQVTARKWRPMVFDDVIGQSHVSDTLRNALAQNRLAHAFIFSGTRGCGKTTTARILARAVNCLNPKNFEPCNECEVCKEIVDGRSLDVIEIDGASNRGVDEIRNLRESVRYAPTRGKKKVYIIDEVHMLTKEAFNALLKTLEEPPSHVLFIFATTELHKVPATILSRCQRYDFRRIGLEEIVGRLKFIAGEEKITIDDDSLLIISKKGDGSMRDAQSIFDQVISFCGTTITAKQVGDALNIVDQELYFRVSDVLRSKDTKAALDLVKEVINSGFDIKEFVSGLAEHFRNMLIAKTTNTTNLIEESEAHRKRYAADSTSFSLQDILRVLKLTSDTEASIRYTPQPRFKLEVMMVQLTKMEQSVKIDELLTQIDELKKKLQSEVKPAFLSKPQDPFPERSPEISVQQEAPRERPVASTPKYSVQDAQPRYTFVVPSKKVTEEQVQEQQSPQLVSNVSLSDVHQQWNTIVDEMRKKKISVGTILGETSPIDIVNGTLQIACGDDFHCGTLTRNREVLAETINTILNSRLRIEPILQESGLQTGNGSQHSKESKPTATNTLSAATRIEDHPLVKKLYNDFGAERV, from the coding sequence ATGAATTATCAAGTAACAGCACGTAAATGGCGGCCGATGGTGTTCGACGATGTTATCGGTCAATCCCATGTTTCCGATACGTTGAGGAATGCTCTTGCGCAGAACCGATTAGCGCATGCATTTATCTTTAGCGGAACGCGGGGATGCGGCAAAACAACAACCGCCCGTATTTTAGCCCGCGCTGTGAACTGTCTCAATCCAAAAAATTTTGAACCATGTAATGAATGCGAAGTGTGCAAAGAAATCGTCGACGGCCGTTCGCTTGATGTAATCGAGATCGACGGTGCTTCGAACCGCGGTGTGGATGAGATTCGTAATCTGCGTGAATCAGTCCGCTATGCCCCGACACGAGGGAAGAAGAAAGTATACATCATCGACGAAGTGCACATGTTAACAAAAGAGGCGTTCAATGCGCTTCTGAAAACATTGGAAGAACCACCGTCCCACGTACTGTTCATCTTTGCAACCACAGAACTTCACAAAGTCCCAGCAACGATCCTTTCCCGCTGTCAGCGGTACGATTTTCGCAGAATCGGTTTGGAAGAAATCGTCGGCCGTTTGAAATTTATCGCCGGCGAGGAAAAAATTACGATTGATGATGATTCACTCCTGATCATTTCAAAAAAGGGGGATGGCTCTATGCGCGATGCGCAGAGTATCTTCGATCAGGTCATATCATTTTGCGGAACGACGATCACGGCAAAACAAGTCGGCGATGCCCTAAACATTGTTGATCAGGAATTGTATTTCCGTGTTTCCGATGTTCTTCGCAGTAAAGATACCAAAGCGGCGCTTGATCTTGTGAAAGAAGTGATCAACAGCGGATTCGATATCAAGGAATTTGTTTCCGGACTTGCAGAGCATTTCCGCAATATGCTTATTGCGAAAACAACCAATACGACCAATCTCATTGAAGAATCTGAAGCACATCGCAAGCGGTACGCTGCCGATTCAACATCGTTCTCATTGCAGGATATTCTCCGCGTCCTAAAACTAACATCGGATACGGAAGCATCCATTCGGTACACTCCTCAGCCGCGATTCAAGCTTGAAGTGATGATGGTGCAATTGACGAAAATGGAACAATCGGTGAAGATCGATGAGCTCCTCACACAAATTGACGAACTGAAAAAAAAACTTCAGTCTGAAGTAAAACCTGCATTCCTTTCCAAACCGCAAGATCCATTTCCGGAACGATCCCCGGAAATTTCGGTGCAGCAGGAGGCTCCGCGAGAACGTCCGGTTGCATCAACTCCAAAATATTCCGTACAAGATGCACAACCGCGGTATACTTTTGTCGTTCCTTCTAAAAAAGTTACGGAAGAACAAGTGCAGGAACAACAGTCTCCTCAGTTGGTATCGAATGTTTCACTCTCCGATGTTCATCAACAATGGAATACGATTGTCGATGAAATGCGGAAGAAAAAAATTTCCGTTGGAACAATCCTTGGAGAAACTTCGCCCATTGATATTGTGAATGGAACGCTTCAGATTGCCTGCGGTGACGATTTTCATTGTGGCACTCTGACCCGTAATAGAGAAGTCCTTGCTGAAACGATCAATACCATTCTCAATTCGCGTTTGAGAATTGAACCCATTCTCCAGGAATCCGGTTTACAGACAGGAAATGGTTCTCAACATTCCAAAGAGTCTAAACCGACTGCAACAAATACTCTGTCTGCAGCAACGCGTATTGAAGACCATCCGCTCGTTAAAAAACTCTACAACGATTTTGGTGCTGAACGAGTGTAG
- a CDS encoding asparagine synthetase B, which translates to MKTLLYIVILPFMMIAQQKILIPMDLKQTNHLKAYGIAFWTLDKGVEIDWLLNYRGGSFLIDNVPIVANECRIRGVAFEQISGAAATQILGEIAGEDNNMDVVRLEKSPKVAVYVPPGFKPWDDAVTLALEYAEIPYKKLWDPEVLQGKLSEYDWLHLHHEDFTGQYGKFYASHRNSPWYIDQQLSYEKTAHELGYKKVSEEKKSVARSIRDYVASGGFMFAMCAATDSYDIALAADNVDIAEMMFDGDPADRNAQQKLDFSKSFAFQNFTLEMNPFRYEFSDIDNPPSDPVPLRDPNSDYFTLFEFSAKYDPVPTMLTQNHVNILKGFMGQTTMFKKSLIKPSVIVLGEREGTDEVRYIHGNYGRGTFTFYGGHDPEDYQHAVGDPPTDLNLHKNSPGYRIILNNILFPAAKKKQQKT; encoded by the coding sequence ATGAAAACATTGCTCTATATAGTAATCTTACCGTTTATGATGATTGCTCAGCAAAAGATTCTGATTCCGATGGATCTGAAGCAGACGAATCATTTAAAGGCGTATGGTATTGCTTTTTGGACGTTGGACAAAGGAGTGGAAATTGATTGGCTGCTCAACTATCGCGGCGGATCATTTCTCATTGATAATGTTCCCATCGTTGCAAATGAGTGCAGGATTCGCGGTGTAGCATTTGAGCAAATCAGCGGGGCTGCGGCAACACAGATCTTGGGTGAAATTGCCGGCGAAGATAACAATATGGATGTTGTTCGATTGGAGAAATCTCCTAAAGTTGCTGTCTACGTTCCGCCAGGATTCAAACCATGGGATGATGCCGTGACGCTTGCACTTGAGTACGCTGAAATTCCATATAAAAAACTATGGGATCCCGAAGTGTTGCAGGGGAAACTTTCGGAATATGATTGGCTCCATCTCCATCATGAAGATTTTACCGGACAATATGGAAAATTTTATGCATCGCACAGAAATTCTCCTTGGTATATTGACCAACAGTTAAGTTATGAAAAGACAGCTCACGAGCTAGGCTATAAAAAAGTTTCCGAAGAAAAAAAATCTGTCGCCCGCTCCATCCGTGATTATGTAGCGAGCGGAGGATTTATGTTTGCCATGTGTGCTGCAACGGACAGTTATGATATTGCGCTCGCTGCGGACAATGTAGATATTGCCGAAATGATGTTTGACGGCGATCCGGCAGATAGAAATGCACAGCAAAAACTGGATTTTTCCAAATCTTTCGCGTTTCAAAATTTCACGTTAGAAATGAATCCGTTCCGTTACGAATTTTCCGATATCGATAATCCGCCGAGCGATCCGGTTCCGCTTCGCGATCCGAACAGTGATTATTTTACATTATTCGAGTTTTCTGCTAAGTACGATCCTGTTCCAACAATGCTTACACAGAACCACGTGAATATCCTGAAAGGATTTATGGGACAAACGACGATGTTTAAAAAATCATTGATCAAACCGAGTGTGATTGTTCTTGGAGAGCGTGAAGGGACAGACGAAGTCCGCTACATCCACGGAAATTACGGACGGGGAACATTCACATTTTATGGCGGACATGATCCTGAAGATTATCAACATGCTGTGGGTGATCCACCGACAGACCTGAATTTGCACAAAAATTCACCCGGTTACAGAATCATTCTGAATAATATTCTTTTCCCTGCCGCAAAGAAAAAACAGCAGAAGACATAA
- a CDS encoding glycosyltransferase encodes MIPSITIVVAVYNNAVSLRYILTALSRQSMKSFEVIIADDGSGREIADVVNNAKRKFSFRIKHLWHADKGWRKNTMLNYAIQESTSEYIVFIDGDCIPSEHFLEDHVTYREKEKVLLGRRVEHGKRWAELLSVDMISSGRFEQYTFADFVDALAGRSVRLEHGVRITNSLIRSFVEKSTGILGCNFSTYKEHLVAVNGFDESYDGPGFGEDTDIFFRLNLIGITGKSLRNLAVQYHLWHPFTKVSDKNRLRFEAAMKRGEPRCINGLSKS; translated from the coding sequence ATGATTCCCAGTATAACAATTGTTGTTGCAGTCTATAATAATGCGGTATCGCTCCGATATATTTTAACGGCATTATCCCGACAATCAATGAAATCGTTTGAGGTGATCATTGCCGATGATGGATCTGGCAGGGAGATCGCTGATGTTGTTAACAATGCAAAAAGAAAATTTTCATTCCGCATCAAACATCTTTGGCATGCAGATAAAGGTTGGCGGAAGAATACCATGTTGAATTACGCTATTCAGGAATCAACTTCGGAGTATATCGTCTTTATCGACGGAGACTGTATCCCATCGGAACATTTTCTGGAGGATCATGTTACATACCGCGAGAAAGAGAAAGTACTTCTCGGAAGACGAGTTGAGCATGGTAAGCGTTGGGCGGAATTACTTTCCGTTGATATGATTTCATCCGGCAGATTTGAACAGTACACATTCGCCGATTTTGTTGATGCTCTTGCTGGAAGATCGGTTCGGTTAGAGCACGGAGTGAGAATCACTAATTCGTTGATTCGATCGTTTGTTGAAAAATCGACGGGGATTCTTGGCTGCAATTTTTCCACATATAAAGAGCATTTAGTTGCCGTCAATGGATTTGACGAATCATATGACGGTCCCGGGTTTGGAGAAGATACAGATATTTTTTTCCGGCTAAATTTAATTGGTATAACAGGAAAATCACTTAGAAATCTTGCCGTTCAATATCATCTCTGGCATCCATTCACTAAAGTATCCGATAAAAATCGTCTTCGTTTTGAAGCGGCAATGAAACGGGGCGAACCGCGATGTATTAATGGATTGAGCAAAAGCTGA